The following proteins are encoded in a genomic region of Streptomyces sp. SLBN-31:
- the dprA gene encoding DNA-processing protein DprA has protein sequence MSAEEDLDDELLARVLLCRVFEPGDPVAGRWVREWGAVEVARVLRNEGPQPAGVSDRRWAGMLGRAREADVGRDLKAAREVGVRFVVPGGPEWPGQLDDLGDARPLGLWVRGRPSLRMWALRSVAVVGARACTEYGAHMAATLGAGLAEYGWVVVSGGAYGVDGAVHRGALGAGGATVAVLACGVDRPYPRGHTELINRIAEQGLVVGELPPGEHPTAGRFVVRNRVIAALTRGTVVVEAAHRSGSLVTARAAQRLGRHTMGVPGPATSALSAGVHELLRGDAVLVTDPAEVVEVVGDMGQLAPERRGPVLPRDLLEAAARRVLAALPGRGTASAAAIARGAQTSPEDAVARLYELRALGYVERHGDGWKLTRQAVTSGREGVVDVDGACSAVRGNA, from the coding sequence ATGAGCGCGGAGGAGGACCTGGACGACGAACTGCTCGCGCGGGTGCTGCTCTGTCGGGTCTTCGAACCCGGGGATCCCGTCGCGGGGCGGTGGGTTCGGGAGTGGGGGGCCGTAGAGGTGGCGCGGGTTCTGCGGAACGAGGGGCCGCAGCCGGCCGGTGTCAGCGACAGACGGTGGGCGGGGATGCTGGGGCGGGCCCGGGAGGCCGACGTCGGACGGGACCTGAAGGCCGCGCGGGAAGTCGGTGTGCGGTTCGTGGTGCCCGGCGGCCCGGAGTGGCCCGGCCAGCTCGACGACCTCGGGGACGCCCGCCCCCTGGGGCTGTGGGTGCGGGGCCGGCCCAGCCTGCGGATGTGGGCGCTGAGATCCGTCGCCGTCGTCGGCGCCCGTGCCTGCACCGAGTACGGCGCCCACATGGCGGCCACGCTCGGCGCGGGTCTCGCCGAGTACGGCTGGGTGGTCGTCTCCGGCGGCGCCTACGGGGTCGACGGCGCCGTGCACCGGGGCGCGCTCGGCGCGGGCGGCGCCACCGTCGCCGTACTGGCCTGCGGGGTCGACCGGCCCTACCCCCGCGGGCACACCGAGCTGATCAACCGGATCGCGGAGCAGGGACTCGTGGTCGGGGAGCTGCCACCCGGCGAGCACCCGACGGCGGGCCGGTTCGTCGTCCGCAACCGGGTCATCGCAGCCCTGACGAGGGGCACCGTCGTCGTCGAGGCCGCCCACCGCAGTGGCTCGCTGGTCACGGCCCGGGCGGCGCAGCGGCTCGGCCGGCACACGATGGGGGTGCCCGGCCCCGCCACCAGCGCCCTGTCGGCCGGGGTGCACGAACTCCTGCGGGGCGACGCCGTACTCGTCACCGACCCGGCGGAAGTCGTCGAAGTGGTCGGCGACATGGGCCAGCTGGCACCCGAACGGCGCGGACCGGTGCTGCCCAGGGACCTGCTGGAGGCCGCCGCCCGGCGTGTGCTCGCCGCGCTGCCCGGGCGTGGCACGGCCTCGGCCGCAGCCATTGCGCGGGGCGCGCAGACCTCGCCGGAGGACGCGGTCGCGCGACTGTACGAACTCCGAGCACTTGGTTACGTCGAACGACACGGCGACGGCTGGAAGTTGACGCGCCAGGCCGTGACCTCCGGACGGGAGGGGGTGGTGGATGTCGACGGAGCGTGTTCGGCCGTCCGGGGGAACGCCTGA
- the whiG gene encoding RNA polymerase sigma factor WhiG: MPQHTSGSDRAAIPPAARDGGRVRPPAPSTLDELWRSYKATGDERLREQLILHYSPLVKYVAGRVSVGLPPNVEQADFVSSGVFGLIDAIEKFDVDREIKFETYAITRIRGAMIDELRALDWIPRSVRQKARNVERAYATLEARLRRTPSEGEVAAEMGIAVDDLHAVFSQLSLANVVALEELLHVGGEGGDRLSLMDTLEDTAADNPVEVAEDRELRRFLARAINTLPEREKTVVTLYYYEGLTLAEIGNVLGVTESRVSQIHTKSVLQLRAKLAGFGR, from the coding sequence ATGCCCCAGCACACCTCCGGGTCCGACCGGGCGGCGATCCCCCCAGCCGCCCGTGACGGTGGCAGAGTGCGGCCGCCCGCCCCCTCGACGCTCGACGAGCTGTGGCGGTCGTACAAGGCGACGGGCGACGAGCGGCTGCGGGAGCAGCTGATCCTGCACTACTCGCCGCTCGTCAAATACGTGGCGGGACGGGTGAGCGTCGGTCTGCCGCCCAACGTCGAGCAGGCCGACTTCGTCTCGTCCGGCGTCTTCGGGCTGATCGACGCGATCGAGAAGTTCGACGTCGACCGGGAGATCAAATTCGAGACGTACGCGATCACCCGGATCCGCGGCGCGATGATCGACGAGCTCCGGGCGCTGGACTGGATCCCGCGTTCGGTGCGGCAGAAGGCGCGCAACGTCGAGCGGGCGTACGCGACGCTGGAGGCGCGGCTCAGACGGACGCCGTCGGAGGGGGAGGTGGCCGCCGAGATGGGCATCGCCGTGGACGACCTCCACGCCGTGTTCAGCCAGTTGTCGCTGGCCAACGTGGTGGCGCTGGAGGAGCTGCTGCACGTGGGGGGTGAGGGCGGCGACCGGCTGAGCCTGATGGACACCCTTGAGGACACCGCCGCGGACAACCCCGTGGAAGTCGCCGAGGACCGGGAGCTGCGACGGTTCCTGGCGCGGGCCATCAACACCCTTCCCGAGCGGGAGAAGACCGTCGTCACGCTGTACTACTACGAGGGACTGACGCTCGCCGAGATCGGCAATGTGCTCGGGGTGACCGAGAGCCGGGTGAGCCAGATCCACACCAAGTCGGTGCTGCAGCTGCGGGCGAAGCTGGCCGGCTTCGGGCGGTGA
- a CDS encoding TetR/AcrR family transcriptional regulator, translated as MAEHRSMQRAALLDAARSLLSDGGTEALTFPALAERTGLARSSVYEYFRSRAAVVEELCEVDFPVWAAEVGAAMERETAAEDRIAAYVRRQLELVGDRRHRAVVAISASELDAGARERIRAAHGGLVAMIVEALAEMGHAEPRLAAMLVQGVVDAAVRRIELGAEDPAVVADAAVGMALRGVRG; from the coding sequence GTGGCCGAACACCGGTCGATGCAGCGAGCCGCCCTGCTGGACGCGGCTCGGTCCCTGTTGTCCGACGGCGGGACGGAGGCGCTGACGTTCCCGGCCCTCGCCGAGCGGACGGGGCTGGCGCGGTCGTCCGTGTACGAGTACTTCCGGTCGCGGGCCGCGGTGGTCGAGGAACTGTGCGAGGTCGACTTCCCCGTGTGGGCGGCCGAGGTCGGGGCGGCCATGGAGCGGGAGACCGCGGCCGAGGACCGGATCGCGGCCTATGTGCGGCGGCAGCTGGAGCTGGTCGGGGACCGGCGGCACCGGGCCGTGGTCGCGATCTCGGCGAGCGAGCTGGACGCGGGGGCGCGGGAGCGGATCCGGGCCGCCCACGGCGGGCTCGTCGCGATGATCGTCGAGGCGCTGGCGGAGATGGGGCACGCCGAGCCCCGGCTGGCCGCGATGCTGGTGCAGGGCGTCGTGGACGCGGCCGTGCGGCGGATCGAGCTGGGCGCCGAGGACCCGGCGGTGGTCGCGGACGCGGCGGTGGGCATGGCGCTACGGGGCGTTCGCGGCTGA
- a CDS encoding murein hydrolase activator EnvC: protein MRAKRYGRLTVAALPVVAWAVLTPWAWAQPPPVPSVPSPGAPAIGRAWPVGDHPVVLRGWEPPATVYGPGHRGVDLAAPAGAPVRAVAAGRVSFAGRVAGRGVVSVELSGTDLRTTYEPVRASVRKGDEVTAGEVVGAVEPTGAHCAVTCVHWGLLSGRTYLDPLSLLPPWLLRGGPSRLLPVLGVPLPRPASAANAP from the coding sequence ATGCGAGCGAAGCGATACGGACGCCTGACGGTGGCGGCGCTGCCGGTTGTGGCGTGGGCCGTGCTGACCCCGTGGGCCTGGGCGCAGCCCCCACCCGTCCCGTCCGTCCCCTCCCCCGGCGCCCCCGCGATCGGCCGCGCCTGGCCGGTGGGCGACCACCCCGTGGTGCTACGGGGCTGGGAGCCCCCGGCGACGGTCTACGGACCCGGTCACCGCGGCGTGGACCTGGCGGCGCCGGCCGGGGCACCGGTGCGCGCCGTGGCGGCGGGCCGGGTCTCCTTCGCGGGCCGGGTGGCGGGCCGGGGCGTGGTCTCGGTGGAGCTGAGCGGAACGGATCTGCGCACGACGTACGAACCGGTGCGCGCGTCCGTGCGCAAGGGCGACGAGGTGACGGCGGGCGAGGTGGTGGGGGCGGTGGAGCCGACGGGTGCGCACTGCGCCGTCACGTGCGTGCACTGGGGCCTGCTCAGCGGGCGGACCTATCTGGATCCCCTGTCGCTGCTCCCGCCGTGGCTGCTGCGCGGCGGGCCGTCGAGACTGCTGCCCGTGCTCGGGGTGCCGCTGCCCCGGCCTGCCTCAGCCGCGAACGCCCCGTAG
- the rpsB gene encoding 30S ribosomal protein S2: MAVVTMRELLESGVHFGHQTRRWNPKMKRFIFTERNGIYIIDLLQSLSYIDRAYEFVKETVAHGGTVMFVGTKKQAQEAIAEQATRVGMPYVNQRWLGGMLTNFSTVYKRLQRLKELEQIDFEDVAASGLTKKELLVLSREKAKLEKTLGGIREMSKVPSAVWIVDTKKEHIAVGEARKLNIPVVAILDTNCDPDEVDYKIPGNDDAIRSVTLLTRVIADAVAEGLISRSGVATGDKGEKAAGEPLAEWERDLLEGEKKADEAPAAEAEKPAEAAAEAPAAEVPAAEAPAAEAPAAEAPAAEAAPAADAEQA; the protein is encoded by the coding sequence ATGGCCGTCGTCACGATGCGGGAGCTGCTGGAGAGCGGCGTCCACTTCGGTCACCAGACCCGTCGCTGGAACCCGAAGATGAAGCGCTTCATCTTCACCGAGCGCAACGGCATCTACATCATCGACCTGCTCCAGTCGCTGTCGTACATCGACCGCGCCTACGAGTTCGTCAAGGAGACCGTCGCCCACGGCGGCACGGTCATGTTCGTCGGCACGAAGAAGCAGGCGCAGGAGGCCATCGCCGAGCAGGCCACCCGCGTCGGCATGCCCTACGTCAACCAGCGCTGGCTGGGCGGCATGCTCACCAACTTCTCCACCGTCTACAAGCGTCTGCAGCGCCTCAAGGAGCTCGAGCAGATCGACTTCGAGGACGTCGCCGCTTCGGGTCTGACCAAGAAGGAGCTTCTCGTGCTCTCGCGCGAGAAGGCCAAGCTGGAGAAGACCCTCGGTGGTATCCGCGAGATGTCCAAGGTTCCCAGCGCCGTCTGGATCGTGGACACCAAGAAGGAGCACATCGCGGTCGGCGAGGCCCGGAAGCTCAACATCCCGGTCGTCGCCATCCTCGACACGAACTGCGACCCCGACGAGGTCGACTACAAGATCCCGGGCAACGACGACGCGATCCGCTCCGTCACCCTGCTCACCCGTGTGATCGCCGACGCCGTCGCCGAGGGCCTCATCTCCCGCTCCGGCGTCGCCACCGGTGACAAGGGTGAGAAGGCCGCGGGCGAGCCCCTCGCCGAGTGGGAGCGCGACCTGCTCGAGGGCGAGAAGAAGGCCGACGAGGCTCCGGCCGCCGAGGCCGAGAAGCCGGCCGAGGCCGCTGCTGAGGCCCCCGCTGCCGAGGTCCCGGCTGCCGAGGCTCCGGCTGCCGAGGCCCCCGCGGCTGAGGCTCCGGCCGCCGAGGCCGCTCCGGCCGCGGACGCCGAGCAGGCCTGA
- the tsf gene encoding translation elongation factor Ts — MANYTAADVKKLRELTGAGMMDCKKALDEAEGNVEKAVEALRIKGQKGVAKREGRSAENGAVVSIIADDNSSGVLVELKCETDFVAKGEKFQAVATAIAEHVAKTSPADLDALLASEIEAGKTVQAFVDEANANLGEKIVLDRFAQYADGYVLAYMHRTMPDLPPQIGVLVELDKPNAEVAKGVAQHIAAFAPKYLSKEDVPAEVVESERRIAEETTRAEGKPEAALPKIVEGRLNGFFKDATLLGQPYALDNKKSVQKVLDEAGVTLKRFARIKVGI; from the coding sequence ATGGCGAACTACACCGCCGCCGACGTCAAGAAGCTTCGTGAGCTCACCGGCGCCGGCATGATGGACTGCAAGAAGGCACTGGACGAGGCCGAGGGCAACGTCGAGAAGGCCGTCGAGGCGCTGCGCATCAAGGGCCAGAAGGGCGTCGCCAAGCGCGAGGGCCGCTCCGCCGAGAACGGCGCCGTGGTCTCCATCATCGCCGACGACAACTCCTCCGGCGTCCTGGTCGAGCTGAAGTGCGAGACGGACTTCGTCGCCAAGGGCGAGAAGTTCCAGGCCGTCGCCACCGCGATCGCCGAGCACGTCGCGAAGACCTCCCCGGCCGACCTCGACGCCCTGCTCGCCTCCGAGATCGAGGCCGGCAAGACCGTCCAGGCGTTCGTGGACGAGGCCAACGCCAACCTGGGCGAGAAGATCGTCCTGGACCGCTTCGCGCAGTACGCCGACGGTTACGTCCTGGCGTACATGCACCGCACGATGCCCGACCTGCCCCCGCAGATCGGTGTTCTCGTCGAGCTCGACAAGCCGAACGCCGAGGTCGCCAAGGGCGTCGCCCAGCACATCGCCGCCTTCGCGCCGAAGTACCTCTCCAAGGAGGACGTGCCGGCCGAGGTCGTCGAGTCCGAGCGTCGCATCGCCGAGGAGACCACCCGCGCCGAGGGCAAGCCCGAGGCCGCCCTGCCGAAGATCGTCGAGGGTCGCCTCAACGGCTTCTTCAAGGACGCCACGCTGCTCGGTCAGCCGTACGCGCTCGACAACAAGAAGTCCGTCCAGAAGGTCCTGGACGAGGCCGGTGTCACCCTGAAGCGCTTCGCGCGCATCAAGGTCGGCATCTGA
- the pyrH gene encoding UMP kinase, with amino-acid sequence MTTKPQKSDDGKVHGRFLLKLSGEAFSGGGGLGVDPDVVHKIAREIAAVVRDGAQVAVVIGGGNFFRGAELQQRGMDRARSDYMGMLGTVMNCLALQDFLEKEGIQSRVQTAITMGQVAEPYIPLRAIRHLEKGRVVIFGAGMGMPYFSTDTTAAQRALEIDAEALLMGKNGVDGVYDSDPKRNPDAVKFDSLGYGEVITRDLKVADATAVTLCRDNKLPILVFELLAEGNIARAVKGEKIGTLVGDQDSRD; translated from the coding sequence ATGACCACCAAGCCCCAGAAGAGCGACGACGGCAAAGTACACGGCCGGTTTCTGCTGAAGCTGTCCGGTGAGGCCTTCTCCGGTGGTGGGGGCCTGGGGGTCGACCCCGACGTGGTGCACAAGATCGCCCGTGAGATCGCGGCCGTCGTCCGCGACGGCGCCCAGGTCGCGGTCGTCATCGGCGGCGGCAACTTCTTCCGCGGCGCCGAGCTCCAGCAGCGCGGCATGGACCGGGCCCGCTCCGACTACATGGGCATGCTCGGAACCGTGATGAACTGCCTCGCCCTGCAGGACTTCCTGGAGAAGGAAGGCATCCAGTCCCGGGTGCAGACCGCCATCACCATGGGGCAGGTCGCCGAGCCCTACATCCCGCTGCGTGCCATCCGGCACCTGGAGAAGGGCCGTGTGGTCATCTTCGGCGCCGGTATGGGCATGCCGTACTTCTCCACCGACACCACCGCCGCCCAGCGGGCCCTGGAGATCGACGCCGAGGCGCTGCTGATGGGCAAGAACGGCGTCGACGGGGTCTACGACTCCGACCCCAAGCGCAACCCGGACGCCGTCAAGTTCGACTCCCTCGGCTACGGCGAGGTCATCACCCGCGACCTCAAGGTCGCCGACGCCACCGCCGTCACGCTGTGCCGCGACAACAAGCTCCCGATCCTCGTCTTCGAGCTTCTGGCCGAGGGCAATATCGCCCGCGCCGTCAAGGGTGAGAAGATCGGCACGCTTGTGGGTGACCAGGACAGCCGGGACTGA
- the frr gene encoding ribosome recycling factor, with product MIEETLLEAEEKMEKAVVVAKEDFAAIRTGRAHPAMFNKIVADYYGAPTPINQLASFSVPEPRMAVVTPFDKTALRNIEQAIRDSDLGVNPSNDGNIIRVVFPELTEERRRDYIKVAKHKAEDARVSIRSVRRKAKDAIDKLIKDGEVGEDEGRRAEKELDDSTHKYVAQVDELLKHKEAELLEV from the coding sequence GTGATCGAAGAGACCCTCCTCGAGGCCGAGGAGAAGATGGAGAAGGCCGTCGTGGTCGCCAAGGAGGACTTCGCCGCGATCCGTACCGGTCGTGCGCACCCGGCGATGTTCAACAAGATCGTGGCCGACTACTACGGCGCGCCGACGCCGATCAACCAGCTGGCTTCGTTCTCCGTGCCGGAGCCGCGCATGGCGGTGGTGACCCCGTTCGACAAGACGGCCCTGCGCAACATCGAGCAGGCCATCCGCGACTCCGACCTGGGTGTCAACCCGAGCAACGACGGCAACATCATCCGGGTGGTGTTCCCCGAGCTCACCGAGGAGCGCCGCCGCGACTACATCAAGGTCGCCAAGCACAAGGCGGAGGACGCGCGCGTGTCCATCCGTTCCGTGCGCCGCAAGGCCAAGGACGCCATCGACAAGCTGATCAAGGACGGCGAGGTCGGTGAGGACGAGGGCCGCCGTGCTGAGAAGGAACTCGACGACTCCACCCACAAGTACGTGGCACAGGTGGACGAGCTCCTGAAGCACAAGGAAGCGGAGCTGCTCGAGGTCTGA
- a CDS encoding phosphatidate cytidylyltransferase, translated as MNDSSWGAPPHTGSRGGYWGPTDQGPVQGAAPAGPAYDAPKAQHTRPMPIVPDGPVPPHGEDQDDDRGAARLSGPLFRDESPRAQTYDMPQAPPHPAAQQNPEPMPDAPQPAPQPQKKSAGRDLGAAIGVGVGLGVVIIASLFVVKAVFVGVVAVAVVVGLWELTSRLQERKGIKAPLVPLALGGAAMVVAGYVRGAEGAWVAMALTALAVLVWRMTEPPEGYLKDVTAGVFAAFYVPFLATFVAMMLTADDGPWRVLTFLLLTVVSDTGAYAVGWRFGRHKLAPRISPGKTREGLFGAVSFAMVAGALCLQFLIDDGAWWQGLVLGFAVAASATLGDLGESMIKRDLGIKDMGTLLPGHGGIMDRLDSLLPTAPVVWLLLVLFVGSG; from the coding sequence ATGAACGACTCTTCCTGGGGAGCGCCGCCACACACCGGGTCGCGGGGCGGCTACTGGGGGCCCACCGACCAGGGGCCTGTCCAGGGGGCTGCCCCGGCGGGTCCCGCGTACGATGCGCCCAAGGCGCAGCACACTCGCCCCATGCCCATCGTGCCCGACGGACCCGTACCTCCACACGGCGAAGACCAGGATGACGACCGGGGGGCCGCTCGGCTGAGCGGCCCCTTGTTCCGCGACGAATCGCCGCGGGCGCAGACCTACGACATGCCGCAGGCACCGCCCCACCCGGCGGCGCAGCAGAATCCGGAGCCCATGCCCGACGCCCCCCAGCCGGCGCCGCAGCCGCAGAAGAAAAGCGCGGGGCGCGACCTGGGCGCGGCCATAGGCGTCGGCGTCGGGCTCGGCGTGGTGATCATCGCGTCGCTGTTCGTCGTCAAGGCCGTCTTCGTCGGCGTCGTCGCGGTCGCGGTGGTCGTCGGCCTGTGGGAACTGACCAGCCGGCTGCAGGAGCGCAAGGGCATCAAGGCGCCCCTCGTTCCGCTGGCGCTCGGCGGCGCCGCGATGGTCGTCGCCGGGTACGTGCGCGGCGCCGAGGGCGCGTGGGTGGCGATGGCGCTGACGGCGCTCGCGGTCCTCGTCTGGCGCATGACGGAGCCGCCGGAGGGTTACCTCAAGGACGTCACGGCGGGTGTCTTCGCGGCCTTCTACGTCCCGTTCCTGGCGACCTTCGTCGCCATGATGCTGACGGCCGACGACGGCCCCTGGCGGGTGCTGACCTTCCTTCTCCTGACGGTGGTCAGCGACACGGGCGCGTACGCCGTCGGCTGGCGCTTCGGCCGGCACAAGCTGGCGCCGCGCATCAGCCCGGGCAAGACCCGTGAGGGCCTGTTCGGCGCGGTGTCGTTCGCGATGGTGGCGGGCGCGCTGTGCCTGCAGTTCCTGATCGACGACGGCGCCTGGTGGCAGGGTCTCGTCCTCGGTTTCGCGGTCGCGGCCAGCGCCACACTGGGCGACCTCGGCGAGTCGATGATCAAGCGGGACCTGGGCATCAAGGACATGGGCACGCTCCTGCCGGGCCACGGCGGCATCATGGACCGCCTGGACTCGCTGCTGCCGACGGCTCCCGTGGTGTGGCTGCTGCTGGTGCTGTTCGTGGGATCCGGCTGA
- a CDS encoding SRPBCC family protein, which translates to MSAIHEEFDVDRRPEDVWAYVTDPSHLPEWQLSAVSAEQLDDRPFGLGSKVRVTRHMGRREMPMTMECTEYTPQHSWSVRGIDGPVRGRFHAELTPIDDGRRTHVTMDLDFEGHGIGKLLLPLVVRPQARKEMPRNERLLKDKLEHAAA; encoded by the coding sequence ATGTCCGCCATCCATGAAGAGTTCGACGTGGACCGCCGTCCCGAGGATGTCTGGGCGTATGTCACCGACCCCTCCCACCTGCCGGAATGGCAGCTGAGCGCGGTCTCCGCCGAACAGCTCGACGACCGCCCCTTCGGCCTTGGGTCCAAGGTCCGCGTCACCCGCCACATGGGCCGGCGCGAGATGCCGATGACCATGGAGTGCACCGAGTACACACCGCAGCACTCCTGGTCCGTCCGAGGAATCGACGGCCCGGTCAGGGGCCGGTTCCACGCCGAGCTCACCCCCATCGACGACGGCCGTCGCACCCACGTGACGATGGACCTCGACTTCGAGGGCCACGGCATCGGCAAACTCCTGCTGCCCCTCGTCGTCCGCCCCCAGGCCCGCAAGGAGATGCCGCGCAACGAACGCCTGCTGAAGGACAAGCTGGAACACGCGGCCGCTTGA
- the rlmN gene encoding 23S rRNA (adenine(2503)-C(2))-methyltransferase RlmN, with protein MPKPGELTFVAPRGAKKPPRHLADLSPAERKDAVAEIGEKPFRAKQLSQHYFARYAHDPAEWTDIPAGSRGKLQEALLPELMTVVRHLSTDQGTTRKTLWRLFDGTLVESVLMRYPDRVTMCISSQAGCGMNCPFCATGQAGLDRNLSTAEIVHQIVDGMRALRDGEVPGGPARLSNIVFMGMGEPLANYKRVVGAVRALTDPAPDGLGLSQRGITVSTVGLVPAIHRFADEGFKCRLAISLHAPDDELRDTLVPVNTRWKVREVLDAGFEYVEKSGRRLSIEYALIRDINDQAWRGDRLGRLLRGKPVHVNLIPLNPTPGSKWTASRPEDEKAFVEAIAAHGVPVTVRDTRGQEIDGACGQLAATER; from the coding sequence ATGCCTAAGCCCGGAGAACTCACTTTCGTCGCCCCCCGCGGAGCCAAGAAGCCGCCGCGGCATCTCGCCGATCTCTCGCCCGCCGAGCGCAAGGACGCGGTGGCCGAGATCGGGGAGAAGCCGTTTCGCGCCAAGCAGCTCTCGCAGCACTACTTCGCGCGGTACGCGCACGACCCGGCGGAGTGGACGGACATCCCGGCCGGCTCGCGCGGGAAGCTGCAGGAGGCGCTGCTGCCCGAGCTGATGACCGTCGTACGGCATCTGTCGACCGACCAGGGCACGACCCGCAAGACGCTGTGGCGGCTGTTCGACGGCACGCTCGTCGAGTCCGTGCTGATGCGGTACCCGGACCGGGTGACCATGTGCATCAGCTCGCAGGCCGGCTGCGGGATGAACTGCCCGTTCTGCGCCACCGGGCAGGCGGGACTGGACCGGAATCTGTCCACCGCCGAGATCGTCCACCAGATCGTGGACGGGATGCGGGCGCTGCGGGACGGGGAGGTCCCGGGTGGACCGGCGCGCCTGTCCAACATCGTCTTCATGGGGATGGGCGAGCCGCTCGCCAACTACAAGCGCGTGGTCGGGGCCGTGCGGGCGCTGACCGACCCCGCCCCGGACGGGCTCGGGCTCTCCCAGCGCGGGATCACCGTCTCCACCGTCGGGCTCGTGCCCGCCATCCACCGGTTCGCCGACGAGGGCTTCAAGTGCCGGCTGGCGATCTCCCTGCACGCCCCCGACGACGAGCTGCGCGACACACTCGTCCCCGTGAACACGCGGTGGAAGGTGCGCGAGGTGCTCGACGCCGGGTTCGAGTACGTGGAGAAGAGCGGGCGGCGGCTGAGCATCGAGTACGCCCTCATCCGCGACATCAACGACCAGGCCTGGCGCGGCGACCGGCTCGGGCGGCTGCTGCGGGGCAAGCCCGTGCACGTCAACCTGATCCCGCTCAACCCGACGCCCGGTTCGAAGTGGACCGCCTCCCGGCCCGAGGACGAGAAGGCGTTCGTCGAGGCCATCGCCGCGCACGGGGTGCCGGTGACCGTCCGGGACACCCGCGGACAGGAGATCGACGGTGCCTGTGGTCAGCTCGCGGCCACCGAGCGGTAA
- a CDS encoding thiamine ABC transporter substrate binding subunit, whose translation MHTKTFVAAAVGLGLITLSACGSSSSGGQSSGDSKTVTLVSHDSWAVSKSVLADFEKQSGYKVRVLKSGDAGQAVNKALLTKDNPQGDVFFGADNTLLSRALDNGLFQAYEAKGADTVQPQFRVDPGKHRVTPIDYGDICVNYDKAYFSKHKLTPPQSFDDLVKPAYKNLLVTENASTSSPGLGFLLGSAAKYGDGGWQGYWKKLKANGVKVVDGWEQAYNQEFSGSAGGKKAKADRPLVVSYASSPPAEVVFADPRPSTAPTGVSYGTCFRQIEYAGLLSNAKNTKGGKAFIDFLLGKEFQQDMPLNMFVYPVVEGAKVPKEFTEYGPAAKDPEAMAPTKIAANRDQWVKSWTSLVLK comes from the coding sequence GTGCACACCAAGACGTTCGTCGCCGCGGCCGTAGGCCTCGGCCTGATCACCTTGTCCGCCTGCGGATCGTCGTCGTCCGGCGGCCAGTCGTCCGGCGATTCCAAGACCGTCACGCTCGTCAGCCACGACTCGTGGGCCGTCTCCAAGAGCGTCCTCGCCGACTTCGAGAAGCAGTCCGGCTACAAGGTCAGGGTCCTCAAGAGCGGCGACGCCGGCCAGGCCGTCAACAAGGCCCTGCTCACCAAGGACAACCCGCAAGGCGACGTCTTCTTCGGCGCCGACAACACCCTGCTGTCGCGGGCCCTCGACAACGGACTGTTCCAGGCCTACGAGGCCAAGGGCGCCGACACCGTGCAGCCGCAGTTCCGCGTCGACCCGGGCAAGCACCGGGTCACCCCCATCGACTACGGCGACATCTGCGTCAACTACGACAAGGCGTACTTCAGCAAGCACAAGCTGACCCCGCCGCAGTCCTTCGACGACCTGGTCAAGCCCGCCTACAAGAACCTCCTCGTCACCGAGAACGCCTCCACCTCCTCGCCCGGCCTCGGCTTCCTGCTCGGCAGCGCCGCGAAGTACGGGGACGGTGGCTGGCAGGGGTACTGGAAGAAGCTCAAGGCCAACGGCGTGAAGGTCGTCGACGGCTGGGAGCAGGCCTACAACCAGGAGTTCTCCGGCTCGGCCGGCGGCAAGAAGGCCAAGGCCGACCGGCCGCTCGTCGTCTCCTACGCCTCCTCGCCGCCCGCCGAGGTCGTCTTCGCCGACCCGCGTCCCTCGACCGCGCCGACCGGGGTGTCGTACGGCACCTGCTTCCGGCAGATCGAGTACGCCGGTCTGCTCAGCAACGCGAAGAACACCAAGGGCGGCAAGGCGTTCATCGACTTCCTGCTCGGCAAGGAGTTCCAGCAGGACATGCCGCTGAACATGTTCGTCTACCCGGTGGTCGAGGGCGCGAAGGTGCCCAAGGAGTTCACCGAGTACGGCCCCGCCGCCAAGGACCCGGAGGCCATGGCCCCGACGAAGATCGCCGCCAACCGTGACCAGTGGGTCAAGTCGTGGACGTCACTCGTACTGAAGTAG